The following proteins are encoded in a genomic region of Euzebyales bacterium:
- a CDS encoding ribbon-helix-helix domain-containing protein: MKISVSLTDDDVEYVDVYARRRGINSRSAVIREAIRLLHASELGPDYAAAWDEWPEHDQEAWDATAGDGLTADA, encoded by the coding sequence ATGAAGATCAGTGTGAGCCTGACGGACGACGACGTCGAGTACGTCGATGTCTACGCCCGGCGCCGAGGGATCAATTCGCGATCCGCAGTCATACGTGAAGCGATTCGACTGCTGCACGCAAGTGAGCTGGGACCCGACTACGCGGCGGCCTGGGACGAGTGGCCTGAGCACGACCAGGAGGCGTGGGATGCCACCGCCGG
- a CDS encoding alpha/beta hydrolase, with translation METHTLTTDEVDLVYDVHGPMPPTEDRPPLLAIGQPMDASGFVTLASQFPDRTVVAYDPRGLGRSVRRDGRTDHVPEVQAADVHALITELDAGPVELFASSGGAVTALALVATYPDDVTTLVAHEPPLLCVLSDADAAERAWAGVRDAYDARGSNAGMAAFIAMTSWQGEFTDAYFAQPPPDPAAFGMPAQDDGARDDPLLSDRSTAIIVYRPDVAALRAAPTRIVVAVGEESLGAFTGRTSVATAELLGQEATVFPSHHGGFLGDESGYPGQPEAFARKLREVLAGT, from the coding sequence ATGGAGACCCACACACTCACGACCGACGAGGTCGACCTCGTCTACGACGTCCACGGCCCGATGCCACCCACCGAGGACCGGCCGCCGCTGCTGGCGATCGGCCAGCCGATGGACGCCAGCGGCTTCGTCACGCTCGCGTCGCAGTTCCCCGACCGCACCGTGGTCGCCTACGACCCGCGAGGGCTCGGCCGCAGCGTCCGCCGGGACGGCCGAACCGACCACGTGCCCGAGGTCCAGGCAGCTGACGTGCACGCGCTGATCACCGAGCTCGACGCGGGGCCGGTCGAGCTGTTCGCGAGCAGCGGCGGCGCAGTGACGGCGCTCGCCCTCGTCGCGACCTACCCCGACGACGTCACGACACTGGTGGCCCACGAGCCACCGCTGCTGTGCGTGCTGTCCGACGCCGACGCCGCCGAGCGCGCGTGGGCCGGCGTCCGGGACGCATACGACGCGCGCGGGTCGAATGCCGGCATGGCGGCGTTCATCGCGATGACGTCGTGGCAGGGCGAGTTCACCGACGCCTACTTCGCTCAGCCGCCGCCGGACCCCGCCGCGTTCGGGATGCCCGCCCAGGATGACGGTGCCCGCGACGACCCGCTGCTGTCGGACCGGTCGACGGCGATCATCGTCTACCGCCCCGACGTGGCGGCATTGCGGGCCGCGCCGACGCGGATCGTCGTCGCCGTGGGCGAGGAGTCCCTCGGCGCCTTCACCGGCCGCACATCGGTGGCGACCGCCGAACTGCTCGGCCAGGAGGCGACGGTCTTCCCCAGCCACCACGGCGGCTTCCTCGGCGACGAGTCCGGCTACCCCGGCCAGCCGGAGGCCTTCGCGCGCAAGCTCCGCGAAGTCCTCGCGGGTACCTGA
- a CDS encoding DUF3224 domain-containing protein has translation MRAEGTFEIAAWDEDAYTEMDGNRKLSQADVTQHFTGDIEGSGDVRWQMCYRPDGTADWIGMQHVDGRIGDRSGSFVLQSIGTFDGAKATGEWTVVTGSGTGAFENLAGSGRMEAPLGGAATYVLDYEL, from the coding sequence GTGCGAGCTGAAGGAACGTTCGAGATCGCGGCCTGGGACGAGGACGCCTACACGGAGATGGACGGCAACAGGAAGCTGTCCCAGGCAGATGTCACCCAGCACTTCACCGGTGACATCGAGGGCTCGGGAGACGTCCGATGGCAGATGTGCTACCGCCCCGACGGCACCGCCGATTGGATCGGCATGCAACACGTCGACGGCCGCATCGGTGACCGATCCGGCTCCTTCGTGTTGCAGAGCATTGGCACCTTCGACGGCGCCAAGGCCACGGGCGAGTGGACCGTTGTTACTGGATCCGGCACCGGGGCATTCGAGAACCTGGCCGGCAGCGGGCGCATGGAGGCGCCGCTGGGCGGCGCTGCGACCTACGTCCTTGACTACGAGCTCTGA
- a CDS encoding MarR family transcriptional regulator has translation MTTSSEPVANRLGALALRITDRMQAAISTDGRSLSSATALSALDRFLDAPSIDQLSSVLGLSSSATVRLVDRLVAEGYATRASTSDGRVSVVELTRAGRGEATRIVAARADLLEDIVAPLSTTERAALGELVETLLIGLIRGPAAKAWMCRLCDTQACGARPGQPCPVTIAALVEPPS, from the coding sequence TTGACTACGAGCTCTGAGCCCGTCGCCAACCGGCTCGGCGCGCTGGCGTTGCGGATCACCGACCGCATGCAGGCGGCCATCAGCACGGACGGTCGATCGCTGTCGTCGGCGACGGCGCTGTCAGCACTCGATCGCTTCCTCGACGCTCCGAGCATCGATCAGCTGAGCAGCGTGCTCGGACTGTCGTCCTCGGCGACGGTACGCCTGGTCGACCGCCTGGTCGCCGAGGGCTACGCCACCCGGGCATCGACGTCCGACGGTCGCGTATCGGTCGTCGAGCTCACCCGCGCAGGCCGCGGGGAGGCGACCCGCATCGTGGCCGCACGTGCCGATCTTCTCGAGGACATCGTGGCGCCGCTGTCAACAACCGAACGCGCCGCGCTGGGCGAGCTTGTCGAGACGCTGCTCATCGGGTTGATCCGCGGACCTGCGGCGAAGGCCTGGATGTGCCGGTTGTGCGACACCCAGGCGTGTGGTGCCCGGCCTGGACAACCGTGTCCCGTCACGATTGCGGCTCTCGTGGAACCGCCGTCATGA